One window from the genome of Haloprofundus halobius encodes:
- a CDS encoding CbiX/SirB N-terminal domain-containing protein — protein sequence MQALVIVAHGSHLNPDSSAPTYDHADTIRDVGAFDEVKTGFWKEEPSLREVLRTVESDEVFVVPMFISEGYFTEQVIPRELRLDGWDVSQWESDGLSASHATLTASDTNQRVHYCGPVGTHESMTDVLVRRAESVTGDPNVGKGFGLAVVGHGTERNENSAKAIEYHAERIREMDRFDEVQALYMDEEPEVDDVTDCFESDDVVVVPLFIADGFHTQEDIPEDVGLTDDYREGYPVPAEVDGHRIWYAGAVGTEALMADVVLERAAEAGADVDDAVEIVRKRTRGTPAAGD from the coding sequence ATGCAAGCGCTGGTCATCGTGGCCCACGGGTCCCACCTCAACCCGGATTCGAGCGCCCCGACCTACGACCACGCGGACACCATCCGCGACGTCGGCGCGTTCGACGAGGTGAAGACCGGTTTCTGGAAGGAAGAACCCTCGCTCAGAGAGGTGCTCAGGACGGTGGAATCCGACGAGGTGTTCGTCGTCCCGATGTTCATCAGCGAGGGCTACTTCACCGAGCAGGTCATTCCTCGTGAGCTTCGCCTCGACGGGTGGGACGTCTCACAGTGGGAGTCCGACGGCTTGAGCGCCAGTCACGCGACGCTCACCGCGAGCGACACGAACCAGCGCGTCCACTACTGCGGTCCCGTCGGCACTCACGAGTCCATGACCGACGTGCTCGTCCGCCGCGCGGAGTCGGTGACCGGCGACCCAAACGTCGGAAAAGGGTTCGGCCTCGCCGTCGTCGGTCACGGGACCGAGCGCAACGAGAACAGCGCGAAAGCCATCGAGTACCACGCCGAGCGCATCCGCGAGATGGACCGCTTCGACGAGGTACAGGCGCTGTACATGGACGAAGAACCCGAAGTCGACGACGTGACCGACTGCTTCGAGAGCGACGACGTGGTCGTCGTCCCGCTGTTCATCGCCGACGGCTTCCACACCCAGGAGGACATCCCCGAGGACGTGGGACTGACCGACGACTATCGCGAGGGCTACCCTGTCCCCGCCGAGGTCGACGGCCACCGCATCTGGTACGCGGGCGCGGTCGGAACCGAGGCGCTGATGGCCGACGTGGTGCTCGAACGCGCCGCCGAGGCCGGTGCGGACGTCGACGACGCCGTCGAAATCGTCCGGAAGCGAACGCGCGGGACGCCCGCGGCGGGTGACTGA
- a CDS encoding DUF7523 family protein, with product MSLAADAREAARERPFLLTALRASVVNYSAAATHLDIDGDTDAIATALRRYAEELPPLEIETRDTRVTMKSGVGVADAADAETTDEDALLTLGGSAVVADGGSQTAIVATGEADVDALATVLGRLQASEIPVDAAATAGDSLVVVVGRRDGVNALRVVEAALEAVSVADIR from the coding sequence ATGTCACTAGCCGCAGACGCCCGCGAGGCCGCCCGCGAGCGACCGTTTCTGTTGACCGCACTCCGGGCGAGCGTCGTCAACTACAGCGCCGCCGCGACGCATCTCGATATCGACGGCGACACCGACGCCATCGCCACCGCGCTCCGTCGCTACGCGGAGGAGTTGCCGCCGCTGGAAATCGAAACGAGAGATACTCGCGTGACGATGAAGAGTGGTGTCGGCGTCGCCGACGCGGCGGACGCGGAGACGACGGACGAGGACGCGCTGTTGACGCTCGGCGGCAGCGCGGTCGTCGCCGACGGCGGGTCGCAGACGGCGATTGTGGCGACCGGCGAGGCGGACGTCGACGCGCTGGCGACGGTTCTCGGTCGGTTGCAGGCGAGCGAGATTCCAGTCGACGCGGCGGCGACGGCGGGGGATTCGCTCGTCGTGGTTGTCGGGAGACGGGATGGCGTGAACGCGCTTCGAGTCGTCGAGGCGGCGCTGGAGGCGGTTTCGGTTGCGGACATCCGGTAG
- the gvpO gene encoding gas vesicle protein GvpO: protein MSTTSESTDSTTEQRGQYDLDGIRQRAASRTEALTERPLDSVHTVEYNDEAGRWRTLVDVVERRSIPDTQDILGVYRIEFDDRGNAVAFERLQRYRRGDRISFVH from the coding sequence ATGAGCACGACAAGTGAAAGCACCGACAGCACGACAGAACAGCGAGGACAGTACGACCTCGACGGCATTCGACAGCGAGCGGCCAGTCGCACAGAAGCGCTCACCGAGCGTCCACTCGACAGCGTTCACACGGTCGAGTACAACGACGAAGCGGGACGATGGCGCACACTCGTCGACGTGGTAGAGCGACGGTCGATTCCGGATACACAGGATATCTTGGGCGTGTACAGAATCGAGTTCGACGACCGAGGGAACGCGGTGGCGTTCGAACGACTCCAGCGGTACCGTCGTGGGGACCGGATTTCGTTCGTTCACTAG
- the cysS gene encoding cysteine--tRNA ligase, translating to MTLSVTNTLTGEREEFEPGDPDDVLLYVCGLTVSDDAHLGHARVWTHSDVMHRWLAHEGYGVRHVENFTDVNEKIAARAGEEGLGDTEGEVAEQFMASVIEDMRGLNLLRAEVYPRVSEHVPEIVGLIETLVEKGYAYESNGSVYFDVTQFPDYGKLSNQNVEEMEAQGEAEERSEKRHPADFALWKADGVSDVAIAEHRKDDRPIDESTDHGETWESPWGEGRPGWHIECSAMSMTHLGETLDIHVGGHDLVFPHHENEIAQSEAATGEKFARYWLHTGLLETKGEKMSSSLGNFFTVSGALEEFGVDVVRTFYLSTGYGSKQTFSEGAMAEARERWERLERAYEAACDRLDSTDARTKVDDQELRATVDETHEEFARAMNDDFNVREAMAALLELAAGVNRHIENHDEYDYRGLREAVETFEELGGGVFGLTFGDEAGGDVGLADDLIELVLDLRESEREAGNYGRADDLRDRLEAIGIEVQDSDDGPTFRY from the coding sequence ATGACGCTGTCCGTGACCAACACCCTGACGGGCGAACGCGAGGAGTTCGAGCCGGGCGACCCCGACGATGTGCTGTTGTACGTCTGCGGGCTGACGGTCTCGGACGACGCACACCTCGGTCACGCCCGGGTGTGGACCCACTCGGACGTGATGCATCGCTGGCTGGCCCACGAGGGATACGGCGTCCGCCACGTCGAGAACTTCACCGACGTGAACGAGAAGATCGCCGCCCGAGCGGGCGAGGAGGGCCTCGGCGACACAGAGGGGGAAGTCGCCGAACAGTTCATGGCCTCGGTCATCGAGGACATGCGCGGGCTCAACCTCTTGCGTGCGGAAGTGTACCCCCGAGTGTCGGAACACGTCCCCGAAATCGTCGGCCTCATCGAGACGCTCGTGGAGAAGGGCTACGCCTACGAGTCCAACGGGTCAGTATACTTCGACGTGACCCAGTTCCCCGACTACGGCAAGCTCTCGAACCAGAACGTCGAGGAGATGGAGGCGCAGGGCGAAGCCGAGGAACGAAGCGAGAAGCGCCATCCCGCGGACTTCGCGCTCTGGAAGGCCGACGGCGTCAGCGACGTCGCCATCGCCGAACACCGTAAGGACGACCGGCCCATCGACGAGTCGACCGACCACGGCGAGACGTGGGAGTCGCCGTGGGGCGAGGGGCGACCGGGCTGGCACATCGAGTGCTCGGCGATGTCGATGACGCATCTCGGCGAGACGCTGGATATCCACGTCGGCGGCCACGACCTGGTGTTCCCGCACCACGAGAACGAAATCGCCCAGAGTGAAGCCGCGACAGGGGAGAAATTCGCCCGGTACTGGCTCCACACCGGGCTTCTGGAGACGAAGGGCGAGAAGATGAGTTCGAGTCTCGGTAACTTCTTCACCGTCTCGGGAGCCTTAGAGGAGTTCGGCGTCGACGTCGTCCGGACGTTCTACCTCTCGACGGGCTACGGCTCGAAACAGACGTTCAGCGAGGGTGCGATGGCCGAGGCGAGAGAACGCTGGGAGCGCCTCGAACGCGCCTACGAGGCGGCCTGCGACCGCCTCGACTCGACCGACGCGCGGACGAAAGTCGACGATCAGGAACTACGAGCGACCGTCGACGAGACGCACGAGGAGTTCGCCCGCGCGATGAACGACGATTTCAACGTCCGCGAGGCGATGGCCGCCCTGCTGGAGCTCGCCGCGGGCGTCAACCGCCACATCGAGAATCACGACGAGTACGACTATCGGGGCCTCCGCGAGGCCGTCGAGACGTTCGAGGAACTCGGCGGCGGCGTGTTCGGCCTCACCTTCGGCGACGAAGCGGGCGGCGACGTAGGTCTGGCCGACGACCTAATCGAACTCGTTCTCGACCTCCGGGAGTCCGAGCGCGAGGCGGGCAACTACGGGCGCGCCGACGACCTTCGCGACCGTCTCGAAGCCATCGGGATCGAAGTGCAGGACAGCGACGACGGCCCGACGTTCCGGTACTGA
- a CDS encoding S1C family serine protease, with the protein MKSDIDYERLYEEVIPSVVSVYVAGRGPMGGAGSGFVYDRNHVVTNEHVVRGGDGVELRFSDGQWREGEVVGVDAYTDLAVVRVESLPETAVPLPVATENPKPGRPVAALGNPMGLDGSISVGIVSGSNRSMPTSGGFAIPDVVQTDAPINPGNSGGPLVALNGRGDGDSPKLSYEVVGVNRAKQGDNIGFAVSPAIVSQVVPGLVDDGFYRHSYLRTRTLDVTPTVARANRLDDPRGVLVVDVAAGPTGGDALRGSRYSRTVRGREVPVGGDVIVGSNGRTVNSHEQLMHYLITETRPGEPVDIDVLRDGEEATLSVILGERPTLNDGRPRRRGGRGERIPID; encoded by the coding sequence ATGAAGTCAGACATCGATTACGAACGGTTGTACGAGGAGGTCATCCCCTCCGTCGTCTCCGTCTACGTCGCCGGACGCGGTCCGATGGGCGGCGCGGGGTCGGGGTTCGTCTACGACCGCAACCACGTCGTGACCAACGAACACGTCGTCCGCGGCGGCGACGGCGTCGAACTCCGGTTCAGCGACGGTCAGTGGCGCGAGGGCGAGGTCGTCGGCGTCGACGCCTACACCGACCTCGCGGTCGTCCGCGTCGAGAGCCTCCCCGAGACCGCGGTGCCGCTCCCCGTCGCCACCGAGAACCCGAAACCCGGCCGCCCCGTCGCGGCGCTCGGCAACCCGATGGGTCTCGACGGCTCCATCAGCGTCGGCATCGTCTCCGGGTCGAACCGCTCGATGCCCACCTCCGGCGGCTTCGCCATCCCGGACGTCGTCCAGACCGACGCGCCCATCAACCCCGGAAACAGCGGCGGGCCGTTGGTGGCGCTGAACGGGCGCGGTGACGGCGATTCGCCAAAGCTATCCTACGAAGTCGTCGGTGTCAACCGCGCCAAGCAGGGCGACAACATCGGTTTCGCCGTCTCCCCCGCCATCGTCTCGCAGGTGGTACCGGGACTCGTCGACGACGGCTTCTACCGCCACTCGTACCTCCGGACGCGGACGCTCGACGTGACGCCGACCGTCGCGCGGGCGAACCGACTCGACGACCCGCGGGGTGTCCTCGTCGTCGACGTGGCCGCCGGACCGACCGGCGGCGACGCGCTCCGCGGGTCGCGCTACTCACGGACCGTCCGCGGGCGCGAGGTGCCCGTCGGCGGCGATGTCATCGTCGGCAGTAACGGCCGCACGGTCAACTCCCACGAGCAGTTGATGCACTACCTCATCACCGAGACGCGTCCGGGCGAACCGGTCGACATCGACGTGCTGCGCGACGGCGAGGAGGCGACGCTGAGCGTGATTCTCGGCGAGCGACCGACGCTGAACGACGGACGCCCGCGGCGACGCGGCGGCCGCGGCGAGCGCATCCCCATCGACTGA
- a CDS encoding ABC transporter permease → MTATGRVRAEFGAAWSSFLRRRTAVFFTFFFPVILVLIFGALVQTQPTGGGLFAEPQAYYVPGYLATVVLFTPLSRVGSEIARHREGNRFEKLATTPLSRAEWLLAQTLVNVVVIGLAALLILVLMVVATGADIPLSPSLLLLVPFVGLGVATFCGLGSVLGSVADSQDGVIAASNAVAIPLLFLSETFVTPALLPEWFGPVVNLSPLTYFSRGVRALTYEGAGVGDATVLANLAIVAVLAVVFFAAGAFAIPRTD, encoded by the coding sequence ATGACGGCGACCGGCAGAGTACGTGCCGAGTTCGGCGCGGCCTGGAGCTCCTTCCTCCGTCGCCGGACAGCGGTGTTCTTCACGTTCTTCTTCCCGGTCATTCTCGTGCTCATCTTCGGCGCGCTGGTGCAGACCCAACCGACCGGCGGTGGCCTGTTCGCCGAACCGCAGGCGTACTACGTGCCGGGCTACCTCGCCACCGTCGTACTGTTCACGCCGCTGTCGCGCGTCGGCAGCGAGATCGCCCGTCACCGCGAGGGCAACCGTTTCGAGAAACTGGCGACGACGCCGCTGTCGCGCGCGGAATGGCTGCTCGCGCAGACGCTCGTCAACGTCGTCGTCATCGGCCTCGCGGCGCTTCTCATCCTCGTGCTGATGGTCGTCGCGACCGGGGCCGACATACCGCTCTCCCCGAGTCTCCTGCTCCTCGTTCCGTTCGTCGGACTCGGCGTCGCGACCTTCTGTGGGCTCGGCTCCGTGCTGGGCAGCGTCGCCGACTCCCAAGACGGCGTCATCGCCGCGAGCAACGCGGTGGCGATTCCGCTTTTGTTCCTCTCGGAGACGTTCGTCACGCCCGCGTTGCTCCCGGAGTGGTTCGGGCCGGTGGTGAACCTCTCGCCGTTGACGTACTTCTCGCGCGGGGTGCGGGCGCTGACGTACGAAGGTGCAGGCGTGGGCGACGCGACGGTTCTCGCGAATCTCGCTATCGTCGCCGTCCTCGCCGTCGTCTTCTTCGCCGCGGGGGCGTTCGCCATCCCGCGTACGGATTAG
- a CDS encoding ABC transporter ATP-binding protein, translating into MDEVLVADDVRKRYEDTVALDGVSLSVGAGEVFGLIGPNGAGKTTLVRALTGTTRADGEIRVFGGDPEDADEQRVSLLPQSFSPPARLTARELVAYYAGLYDSSRSPDNVLADVGLSDAADTWYENLSGGQQRRVCVGVSLVNDPELLFLDEPTTGIDPAGRRSLWALLEDLAAGGTTVFLTSHSMAEVERLSDRVGLLADGKLVAVGTPDSLVTEYGGESRLVVRPESAPDAAVDALSKENPTFDLAVAGDELAFRNVDPRAIGPAVDALESADIEYDALTWKQPDLEDVYLHLTGDEFAAVDRSTAETTAAADAAEATDADSAESEPVDAGAPAGSGGDR; encoded by the coding sequence ATGGACGAGGTACTGGTCGCCGACGACGTGCGAAAGCGGTACGAGGACACCGTCGCGCTGGACGGCGTCTCGCTGTCGGTCGGCGCGGGGGAGGTGTTCGGTCTCATCGGCCCGAACGGCGCGGGCAAGACGACGCTCGTTCGCGCGCTCACCGGGACGACCCGCGCGGACGGGGAGATTCGCGTCTTCGGCGGCGACCCCGAAGACGCCGACGAACAGCGCGTGAGCCTCCTCCCCCAGTCCTTCTCGCCGCCCGCGCGGCTCACCGCCCGCGAACTCGTCGCCTACTACGCCGGCCTGTACGACAGCTCCCGGAGCCCTGACAATGTGCTGGCCGACGTGGGACTGAGCGACGCGGCCGACACGTGGTACGAGAACCTCTCGGGCGGACAGCAGCGGCGCGTCTGCGTCGGCGTCTCGCTCGTCAACGACCCCGAGTTGCTCTTCTTGGACGAACCGACGACCGGCATCGACCCCGCCGGTCGCCGGTCGCTGTGGGCGCTCCTCGAAGATCTCGCGGCGGGCGGCACGACGGTGTTTCTGACGAGTCACTCGATGGCCGAGGTCGAACGGCTCTCCGACCGCGTCGGTCTGCTCGCCGACGGGAAACTGGTCGCGGTCGGCACGCCCGACTCGCTCGTCACCGAGTACGGCGGCGAGAGCCGACTCGTCGTCCGGCCCGAGTCCGCGCCCGACGCGGCGGTCGACGCCCTCTCGAAAGAGAACCCGACCTTCGATCTCGCGGTCGCCGGCGACGAACTCGCCTTCCGCAACGTCGACCCCAGAGCCATCGGCCCGGCCGTCGACGCGCTCGAATCCGCGGACATCGAATACGACGCGCTGACCTGGAAGCAACCGGACCTCGAAGATGTCTACCTCCATCTCACCGGCGACGAGTTCGCCGCAGTCGACCGGTCGACCGCGGAGACGACCGCCGCGGCCGACGCCGCAGAGGCCACAGACGCCGATAGCGCCGAATCCGAACCCGTCGACGCCGGCGCGCCCGCCGGCTCCGGAGGTGACCGATGA
- a CDS encoding Gfo/Idh/MocA family protein, producing MNVVGIGLGDLGRLELRTLAALDGVDLVAGADVSPDAREAFAEEHDVPTYESYEEMLDVEDADAACIVTPHTLHYEQARACLDRGVHVHLEKPMVTDLDHARDLQKRADEADLTLAVGYQRHLDPRFRKIRRLVDEGAIGDLHMVVCFLEQVWISIAEEQWRGNPALSGGGQLYDSGSHLLDALLWTTRADPLSVAAVVDDRGHDVDVNSALAVTLDRDGDRISASVGVSGAGRSTPAPGEGLHLWGTEGRISLADDTLTVESGGEVEAEDAPEPQFEELTERKLQNFVDAVRADAELVIPASDAVRVTALTEAAYEAAESRETVDIGAFDGERDTSVDATAEAAKAVEPGDDD from the coding sequence GTGAACGTTGTAGGAATCGGACTCGGTGACCTCGGCCGCCTCGAACTTCGAACGCTCGCCGCCCTCGACGGGGTCGACCTCGTCGCCGGGGCGGACGTCTCGCCTGACGCCCGCGAGGCGTTCGCCGAGGAGCACGACGTGCCGACGTACGAGTCGTACGAGGAGATGCTCGACGTCGAGGACGCCGACGCCGCCTGTATCGTCACCCCGCACACGCTCCACTACGAGCAAGCCCGCGCCTGTCTCGACCGGGGTGTCCACGTCCACCTCGAGAAGCCGATGGTGACCGACCTCGACCACGCCCGCGACCTCCAGAAACGAGCAGACGAGGCCGACCTCACGCTCGCGGTCGGTTACCAGCGCCACCTCGACCCGCGCTTCCGGAAGATTCGTCGCCTCGTCGACGAGGGCGCAATCGGCGACCTCCACATGGTTGTCTGCTTCCTCGAACAGGTGTGGATATCGATCGCCGAGGAACAGTGGCGCGGTAACCCGGCGCTCTCCGGTGGTGGACAACTGTACGACTCCGGCTCGCATCTGCTCGACGCGCTGCTGTGGACCACGCGCGCCGACCCCCTCTCGGTCGCCGCCGTCGTCGACGACCGCGGCCACGACGTGGACGTCAACAGCGCGCTCGCGGTGACGCTCGACCGCGACGGCGACCGGATCTCGGCGAGCGTCGGCGTCTCCGGCGCGGGTCGCAGTACGCCCGCCCCTGGCGAGGGACTGCATCTCTGGGGGACTGAGGGCCGAATCAGCCTCGCCGACGACACGCTGACCGTCGAGTCCGGCGGCGAGGTCGAAGCCGAGGACGCCCCCGAACCCCAGTTCGAGGAACTCACCGAGAGAAAACTCCAGAACTTCGTCGACGCCGTCCGCGCCGACGCTGAACTCGTCATCCCGGCGAGCGACGCCGTCCGCGTGACGGCGCTCACGGAGGCGGCGTACGAAGCGGCCGAGAGCCGAGAGACCGTCGACATCGGCGCGTTCGACGGCGAGCGCGACACATCGGTCGACGCCACGGCCGAAGCGGCGAAGGCCGTCGAACCCGGAGACGACGACTGA
- a CDS encoding aldo/keto reductase has product MEYRQLGATGTRVSSLCYGTWRFGMKSSGEYETDRDEAHELLDAYEAGGGNFIDTANVYGDPNGTSEDWIGDWLAERDREEFVVASKVYFPFDDENPNGRGLSRTHIRNQIEGTLDRLGTDYLDLYYIHRWDENTPIEETLQTLNGLVEEGTVNYLGASTMAAWQLTKALWKSDAHDYARFDVTQPMFHAAQTDVDDYLDVCADQDIAVCPYSPLAGGFLTGKYERDDDGNAVGPDGSRANLVDYFQDAYVSERGWEVLDAVREVADEVDATPAQVALRWLVDQREFDCIPIVGARTVDQMEENLGAVDVTLSDDQYDRIADARTGDEE; this is encoded by the coding sequence ATGGAGTACCGACAACTCGGGGCGACGGGAACGCGCGTCTCCTCTCTCTGTTACGGCACGTGGCGATTCGGCATGAAGAGCAGCGGCGAGTACGAGACCGACCGCGACGAGGCACACGAACTCTTGGACGCCTACGAGGCTGGCGGCGGCAACTTCATCGACACCGCGAACGTCTACGGCGACCCCAACGGCACGAGCGAAGACTGGATCGGCGACTGGTTGGCCGAACGCGACCGCGAGGAGTTCGTCGTCGCCTCGAAGGTGTACTTCCCCTTCGACGACGAGAATCCCAACGGAAGGGGACTCTCGCGGACCCACATCAGAAACCAGATAGAGGGCACGCTCGACCGACTCGGTACCGACTATCTGGACCTCTACTACATCCACCGCTGGGACGAGAACACGCCCATCGAGGAGACCCTCCAGACTTTGAACGGCCTCGTCGAGGAGGGGACGGTGAACTACCTCGGCGCGTCGACGATGGCGGCGTGGCAGTTGACGAAGGCGCTCTGGAAGTCGGACGCCCACGACTACGCCCGGTTCGACGTCACCCAGCCGATGTTCCACGCGGCGCAGACCGACGTCGACGACTACCTCGACGTGTGCGCGGACCAGGACATCGCCGTCTGCCCGTACTCGCCGCTGGCGGGCGGCTTTCTCACCGGCAAGTACGAACGCGACGACGACGGGAACGCCGTCGGCCCCGACGGGTCACGGGCGAACCTCGTCGACTACTTCCAGGACGCCTACGTCTCCGAGCGCGGCTGGGAGGTGCTCGACGCCGTCCGCGAGGTCGCCGACGAAGTCGACGCGACGCCCGCACAGGTCGCGCTCCGCTGGCTCGTCGACCAGCGCGAGTTCGACTGCATCCCCATCGTCGGTGCGCGCACCGTCGACCAGATGGAGGAGAATCTCGGGGCCGTCGACGTGACGCTCTCCGACGACCAGTACGACCGCATCGCCGACGCGCGCACCGGCGACGAGGAGTAG
- a CDS encoding aldo/keto reductase produces the protein MEYRQLGSTGTRVSALCYGTWRFGRKTDGTNETERSEAHDLLDVFAERGGNFIDTANVYGDPNGTSEEWIGDWLAERDREEFVVASKVYFPFDEDNPNGRGLSRTHIRNQIEGTLDRLGTDYLDLYYIHRWDEDTPIEETLQTLDGLVEDGRVNYLGASTMAAWQLTKALWNSDVHDYARFDVTQPLFHAGYYEDVKEYLDVCADQDIGVCPYSPLAGGFLTGKYERADEDDPQAVRGPDGSRANIDERFGDYYVSERGWRVLDAVREVADEVDASPAQVALRWLMQIEQFTCIPIVGARTEEQLEENLGAVDVSLSQEQHDRILEARYDESGGIWGH, from the coding sequence ATGGAGTACCGACAACTTGGGTCGACGGGGACGCGCGTCTCCGCGCTCTGTTACGGCACGTGGCGCTTCGGACGTAAGACCGACGGGACGAACGAGACCGAACGCAGCGAGGCGCACGACCTGCTCGATGTCTTCGCCGAGCGCGGCGGGAACTTCATCGACACCGCGAACGTCTACGGCGACCCCAACGGCACGAGCGAGGAGTGGATCGGTGACTGGTTGGCCGAGCGTGACCGCGAGGAGTTCGTCGTCGCCTCGAAAGTGTACTTCCCCTTCGACGAGGACAACCCGAACGGGAGAGGGCTGTCGCGGACGCACATCAGAAACCAAATCGAAGGGACGCTCGACAGATTGGGGACCGACTACCTCGACCTCTACTACATTCACCGCTGGGACGAGGACACGCCGATAGAGGAGACCCTCCAGACGCTCGATGGGTTGGTCGAAGACGGCCGGGTCAACTATCTGGGCGCGTCGACGATGGCGGCGTGGCAGTTGACGAAGGCGCTCTGGAACTCCGACGTCCACGACTACGCCCGGTTCGACGTGACCCAACCGCTGTTCCACGCGGGCTACTACGAGGACGTGAAAGAGTATCTCGACGTGTGTGCCGACCAGGATATCGGGGTCTGCCCGTACTCGCCGCTGGCTGGGGGATTCCTGACCGGCAAGTACGAACGCGCCGACGAGGACGACCCGCAAGCGGTTCGCGGCCCCGACGGGTCGCGGGCGAACATCGACGAGCGATTCGGCGACTACTACGTCTCCGAGCGCGGGTGGCGGGTGCTCGACGCCGTCCGCGAGGTCGCCGACGAAGTCGACGCCTCGCCCGCGCAGGTCGCGCTTCGCTGGCTGATGCAGATAGAGCAGTTCACCTGCATCCCCATCGTCGGCGCGCGCACCGAAGAGCAGTTGGAGGAGAACCTCGGCGCGGTCGACGTGAGCCTCAGTCAGGAGCAACACGACCGGATTCTCGAGGCGCGCTACGACGAGAGCGGCGGTATCTGGGGACACTGA
- a CDS encoding class I SAM-dependent methyltransferase: MSDPTTERDSIRRAYDAIADDYAAACSDAPPETVLLDSLCDSLDAGARVLDAGCGNGVPISVDLSDEFEVVGLDFSREQLRCHLAAAPTARRVQGDMTALPFATDAFDVVCAFHSLIHVPTAQHGDVLAEFARVLRPGGRVLFSTGEGAWTGSNPDWLDSGVEMRWSFPGLPRTLELLDAAGFQQLDVRRIDDELAEEDDDDDGYFPFVLARLRA; this comes from the coding sequence GTGAGCGATCCGACGACCGAACGCGATTCGATTCGCCGCGCCTACGACGCCATCGCCGACGACTACGCGGCCGCCTGCTCCGACGCGCCGCCGGAGACGGTGTTGCTCGACTCGCTGTGCGACTCGCTCGACGCCGGCGCACGAGTGCTCGACGCGGGGTGCGGTAACGGTGTCCCCATCTCTGTGGACCTATCCGACGAGTTCGAGGTCGTCGGCCTCGACTTCTCGCGCGAGCAGTTGCGCTGCCACCTCGCGGCGGCACCGACGGCCCGACGCGTCCAAGGAGACATGACGGCGCTTCCGTTCGCCACCGACGCGTTCGACGTCGTCTGCGCGTTCCACTCGCTCATCCACGTCCCGACGGCACAACACGGAGACGTGTTAGCGGAGTTCGCTCGCGTACTCCGTCCCGGTGGCCGAGTGCTATTCTCGACGGGCGAGGGGGCGTGGACCGGGTCGAACCCCGACTGGTTGGACAGCGGTGTCGAGATGCGCTGGAGTTTCCCCGGTCTACCGAGGACCCTCGAACTGCTCGACGCGGCCGGGTTTCAGCAGCTCGACGTTCGGCGAATCGACGACGAGTTAGCCGAAGAGGACGACGACGACGACGGTTACTTCCCCTTCGTCTTGGCGCGACTGCGAGCGTAG
- a CDS encoding SelT/SelW/SelH family protein, which translates to MTSVNIEYCVPCGYLDRAEQIQHQLLEEFGQELDSVALVTGDHGVLRVTADDEVVFDKDEGDEYDVDAIAEGVRNQLGEA; encoded by the coding sequence ATGACATCCGTCAACATCGAGTACTGCGTCCCGTGCGGCTACCTCGACCGCGCCGAACAGATTCAACACCAGTTACTGGAGGAGTTCGGACAGGAACTCGACTCCGTCGCGCTCGTCACCGGTGACCACGGCGTGCTCCGCGTCACCGCCGACGACGAGGTGGTGTTCGACAAGGACGAGGGCGACGAGTACGACGTCGACGCCATCGCGGAAGGTGTCCGGAACCAGCTCGGCGAGGCCTGA